One genomic region from Reichenbachiella ulvae encodes:
- a CDS encoding nitrous oxide reductase accessory protein NosL, with protein MKKIYLLLISLLAFTLVMAQEIKTNHDTCKHCNMLIKEQSFAAVAILPDGEQLQFDAIECLINYLKPKREEDYSQLLVADYSQSGQWIESQNATYLKSKAIPSPMGAYLSAYPDSKTASRVHKEKGGKTYSWTELKQLFEGSNFGAIHHPEHNHDRSDAYASIGIMGDHVHHQGGWMLSLRYMNMAMDGNQSGADPISNDDIYQQYMAAPQHMRMEMYMLGIMYAPTNRLTLGLMQSFVLQSMDMNMPQQMEMGGQTHHTTMAYQTQSRGLGDLNISALYSALSHERNSFHLNLGLNLPQGSIQQNDDTPMSKEMKLPYAMQLGSGTIDISLGSTYKRTFEKSSWGVQPLLLFRTGQNKEGYRLGHLYQINTWYGYGATPWLAVLARAQFALQQGIQGQDEDLNPMMAPAANPINYGYQQVMTYIGTNLSFPKSDFWKNVKLGLEIGMPVYRHVEGIQMQAGLSGQAGLRYLL; from the coding sequence ATGAAAAAAATATACCTTCTACTCATCAGCCTCTTGGCTTTTACACTGGTAATGGCGCAAGAAATCAAAACCAATCACGACACTTGCAAGCATTGCAATATGCTGATCAAGGAGCAGTCGTTCGCTGCTGTAGCGATTCTCCCCGATGGAGAACAGCTCCAATTTGATGCGATTGAATGCCTGATCAACTACCTCAAACCAAAGAGGGAAGAAGACTACTCTCAGCTACTGGTAGCGGACTATTCCCAGTCGGGACAATGGATCGAGAGCCAAAATGCCACCTATCTGAAAAGCAAAGCGATACCCAGTCCAATGGGCGCCTATCTCTCGGCCTACCCGGATAGCAAAACGGCCAGCAGAGTCCACAAGGAAAAAGGAGGCAAAACCTATAGCTGGACTGAATTGAAGCAGCTTTTCGAGGGCAGCAACTTTGGAGCCATCCATCACCCAGAGCACAACCACGACCGATCGGATGCCTATGCATCCATAGGTATCATGGGAGATCACGTGCACCACCAGGGCGGCTGGATGCTAAGCCTCCGCTACATGAACATGGCCATGGATGGCAATCAATCGGGTGCTGATCCTATCAGCAACGACGACATCTACCAGCAATACATGGCTGCTCCCCAGCACATGCGCATGGAGATGTACATGCTGGGTATCATGTACGCACCTACCAACCGCCTCACGCTGGGCTTGATGCAATCCTTCGTCCTTCAAAGTATGGACATGAACATGCCACAACAGATGGAAATGGGAGGACAAACGCATCACACGACCATGGCCTACCAAACCCAAAGCAGAGGACTGGGCGACCTGAATATCTCTGCGCTCTACAGTGCGCTGAGCCATGAGAGAAATTCCTTTCATCTCAACCTGGGGCTAAACCTTCCTCAGGGCAGCATCCAACAAAACGACGACACACCGATGTCCAAGGAAATGAAACTGCCCTATGCCATGCAGCTCGGGTCAGGCACGATAGACATCAGTCTGGGCAGCACGTACAAAAGAACTTTCGAGAAGTCCAGCTGGGGCGTACAACCCCTCCTGCTCTTTCGCACAGGACAAAACAAGGAAGGCTACCGACTGGGTCACTTGTATCAAATCAACACCTGGTATGGCTATGGAGCGACACCCTGGTTGGCAGTGCTGGCACGTGCACAATTCGCACTGCAGCAAGGAATCCAAGGCCAGGACGAAGACTTGAATCCCATGATGGCACCTGCAGCCAACCCTATCAATTATGGCTATCAGCAGGTCATGACTTATATAGGCACCAACCTTTCTTTTCCCAAGTCTGATTTTTGGAAGAACGTAAAACTGGGTCTTGAGATCGGAATGCCTGTATACCGACACGTCGAAGGAATCCAAATGCAAGCCGGGTTATCAGGCCAGGCAGGCCTTCGCTATTTGCTATAA